In Lodderomyces elongisporus chromosome 1, complete sequence, a genomic segment contains:
- the VTC2 gene encoding Phosphate metabolism transcription protein → MSDSTDPKTQSTEDPSSLTVHEQGQEQGKMLFGTKLEHETYPPWKDYYIKYNHLKKLLKEGVILKNNWTDKDEQNFVSALDENLEKVFSFQHNKFDELSDELNKLQSLTEVADTFDVDSFAKKLDNLLNEAQNLEHFQRLNYTGFIKIVKKHDRIHPEYSVKPLLNVRLKNLPFHSEDYSPLLYKIGTLFQFLRDNYEVDRSLSKLSSFNDGALNGEFQSFKFWIHPDNLMEVKTTILRHLPVLIYDSKNKNGNINNNNNNNNNNNGDDDDDDDDDDDEYDADGNKSHKVTQTDQTINCLYFDNEHFDLYNQKLTKLNNSATLRIRWIGKLSDKPKITMEKKQFDVNSNFHIDDKIELRQKYINQFVIRKDIPNKFTKINDEQTVKSLLKFIEENNLQPILRTTYKRTAFQIPGDDKIRIIIDSNLTFIREDAFDSQLPIRDPSQWHRLDLDNAKNTQQFLRKGEFNKFPFSTMEIKIKKSSVKNFKKLQWINELINSSHLVKEIPNFSKFIHGVASLFLEDDKLDNIPLWFNELEGDINDDLPKIVAPHGKSSKNDQIAKLTDDDNLSKFKSMLMKNSSSNFQPRSASFSGSLLYNKGDGDDNTNNKEPESSKKIVTIDEELDEPGSFPSKLQKPQHHQQINMTTDDQSSDFDDIDDDDDDDDDDDDDDGNENSGSSRSKSSRSLGKLINIQNQFSKLVDVYSEDEEIELPPGVVKPEQWIKNMGPLRIEPKVWLANERTFNRWLHVTVLLSSLTFVIYNSTKNSNFTQLSLYLSWFYFLLTVFSCLWGYFMYMTRRGIIMERSSKHLDNSIGPLVVAFGLMVALILNFIFGWKNMQLNTNSEWYANNPMHKKVHEFVINMVN, encoded by the coding sequence ATGTCAGATAGTACGGATCCAAAAACACAGTCAACTGAGGATCCAAGCAGTTTAACTGTTCACGAGCAAGGACAAGAGCAGGGTAAGATGTTATTTGGAACCAAGTTGGAACACGAAACGTATCCTCCGTGGAAAGACTACTACATCAAATACAACCACTTGAAGAAACTCTTGAAAGAAGGtgtgattttgaaaaataattgGACTGACAAGGATGAACAAAACTTTGTTAGCGCTTTGGACGAAAACCTTGAAAaggtcttttctttccaacACAACAAGTTTGACGAATTGAGCGACGAGTTGAACAAATTGCAATCATTAACTGAGGTTGCAGATACATTTGATGTTGACTCCTTTGCCAAGAAACTCGACAATTTGTTGAATGAAGCGCAGAATCTAGAACACTTTCAAAGACTAAACTATACTGGTTTCATCAAAATCGTGAAAAAACACGATAGAATCCATCCAGAGTACTCGGTCAAGCCATTGCTCAATGTgagattgaaaaacttgCCATTCCACTCAGAGGACTACTCGCCATTGTTGTACAAGATTGGTACcttgtttcaatttttaaGAGACAATTACGAAGTTGACCGCTCATTGTCCAAATTATCCTCATTCAATGATGGCGCTTTAAATGGCGAGTTTCAATCATTTAAATTTTGGATTCACCCTGACAATTTAATGGAAGTGAAAACCACAATCTTGAGACATTTACCTGTGTTAATTTACGattcaaaaaacaaaaatggaaatatcaacaacaataacaacaacaacaacaacaacaacggtgatgacgatgacgacgatgacgacgatgatgatgaatacGACGCAGATGGAAATAAAAGTCACAAGGTTACACAAACTGACCAAACCATCAATTGCTTGTATTTTGATAACGAACATTTTGACCTTTATAATCAGAAATTGACAAAGTTGAACAACTCGGCAACCTTGAGAATCAGGTGGATTGGAAAATTGTCTGATAAGCCCAAGATCACtatggaaaagaagcaatTTGATGTCAATTCCAATTTCCACATTGATGACAAGATTGAGCTTAGACAGAAATATATCAATCAATTTGTGATTAGAAAGGATATTCCAAATAAATTTACAAAAATCAATGATGAGCAAACAGTCAAGAGCTTATTAAAGTTtatagaagaaaacaacTTGCAACCAATATTGAGGACCACTTACAAGAGAACTGCTTTCCAGATCCCTGGAGATGATAAGATTAGAATTATTATTGACTCAAACTTGACCTTTATAAGAGAAGATGCATTTGACTCTCAGCTCCCCATTAGAGACCCAAGCCAGTGGCATCGTTTGGACTTGGACAATGCTAAAAACActcaacaatttttgaGAAAAGGTGAGTTCAACAAATTTCCATTCTCAACCATGGAAATCAAGATTAAGAAATCATCAGTAAAGAACTTTAAGAAATTACAGTGGATTAATGAGTTGATCAATAGTTCTCATTTGGTTAAGGAAATTCCaaacttttccaaattcaTCCATGGTGTCGCTAGTTTATTTTTGGAGGATGACAAGTTGGATAATATCCCCTTGTGGTTCAATGAGTTGGAGGGTGACATTAATGATGATTTGCCCAAGATTGTTGCTCCACATGGCAAGTCCTCTAAAAACGACCAAATTGCTAAATTGACTGATGACGATAATCTTTCCAAATTCAAGtcgatgttgatgaaaaataGCTCATCCAATTTTCAACCAAGATCGGCCTCATTTTCAGGTAGTCTTTTATACAATAAAGGTGACGGTGATGATAATACCAACAATAAAGAACCAGAAagtagcaaaaaaatagttaCCATCGATGAAGAGCTAGATGAGCCCGGTAGTTTCCCAtccaaattgcaaaagccACAGCATCACCAGCAAATCAATATGACTACTGATGACCAGTCTTCTGACTTTgatgatattgatgatgatgatgatgatgacgacgatgatgatgatgatgacggcAATGAAAATAGTGGTTCCAGTAGGTCGAAATCATCAAGGTCATTGGGCaaattaataaatatacaaaacCAATTCTCGAAATTGGTGGATGTGTACtctgaagatgaagagatTGAACTACCTCCAGGAGTTGTTAAACCAGAACAGTGGATTAAAAATATGGGGCCATTAAGAATTGAGCCCAAGGTTTGGTTGGCAAACGAACGTACTTTTAACAGATGGTTGCATGTCACAGTATTGTTGTCTTCTTTGACATTTGTTATATACAATTCGACAAAGAATTCAAACTTTACACAATTGAGTTTATATTTGTCATGGTTTTATTTCCTATTGACGGTATTTAGTTGTCTTTGGGGATATTTCATGTATATGACCAGAAGAGGTATAATTATGGAGAGAAGCAGCAAACATTTGGACAATTCGATTGGTCCACTAGTTGTTGCCTTTGGATTGATGGTTGCGTTGATCTTGAACTTTATATTTGGATGGAAAAATATGCAGTTGAACACTAACTCTGAGTGGTATGCAAACAATCCAATGCACAAAAAAGTGCATGAGTTTGTCATTAATATGGTAAATTAA
- the RET3 gene encoding Golgi-to-ER vesicle coat component (BUSCO:EOG09264OBA), translating to MSLNTTLYTISALLILDNEGNRLFAKYYTSSLDEQPQHKESGSSKSKTKSSTASTSASSPAPTSHSPSTQKQQQQQQQQQQQSKQQQQQLKSEKTLFSKINKVNQDILLYDNQIIVYKQINDVSIIITSPINENECLIYSTLNNLIEALTILLNSTVDKQTIINNYDLVSLAIDETIDDGIIIEYDPATIVSRVTNAPVNNPTVVDLKNIDISEKGLFNALSFAGKKLGERLQQGL from the coding sequence ATGTCATTGAATACAACTTTATACACTATCTCGGCATTGCTAATACTAGACAATGAGGGAAACAGGTTGTTTGCAAAATACTATACTTCGTCTTTAGAtgaacaaccacaacataAAGAGTCAGGATCTAGTAAGTCAAAGACAAAATCGTCAACTGCGTCAACTTCTGCATCATCTCCGGCTCCTACATCACACTCGCCATCTACACaaaagcaacagcaacaacagcagcagcagcaacaacaactgaaacaacaacaacaacaactcaAATCAGAAAAGActttattttccaaaattaaCAAAGTCAACCAGGATATCTTGCTTTATGACAATCAAATCATTGTATATAAGCAGATCAATGATGTTAGTATTATAATCACTTCACCAATCAACGAAAACGAATGTCTCATATATTCTACATTGAACAACTTGATTGAAGCATTGACGATTTTGCTCAACAGCACTGTGGATAAGCAAACGATTATCAATAATTACGATTTGGTGAGTTTGGCAATTGACGAGACAATTGACGATGGTATTATTATTGAGTATGACCCAGCGACTATTGTGAGTCGTGTCACGAATGCTCCGGTAAACAACCCAACTGTTGTTGACTTAAAGAATATCGACATAAGTGAAAAAGGATTGTTTAATGCATTGAGTTTTGCTGGTAAAAAGTTGGGAGAGAGGTTGCAACAAGGTTTGTAA